The following are encoded together in the Brevinema andersonii genome:
- a CDS encoding DNA adenine methylase, which yields MLPSPTSPSKNASKLWDKENTFLYLDPPYFGAENVYPGINFGVEWHVLLSELLKNSKATWMLSYGDHSVIRELYKDFHITEATVKYSGLANSKKQPDAPELVITNYPPPPPLHEILN from the coding sequence ATGTTGCCATCTCCAACGAGTCCTTCGAAAAATGCATCCAAACTCTGGGACAAGGAAAATACCTTCCTCTACCTCGACCCGCCATACTTCGGCGCTGAAAACGTCTATCCCGGTATCAACTTCGGAGTCGAGTGGCATGTTCTGCTCTCCGAACTCCTCAAAAATTCCAAAGCGACTTGGATGCTTTCCTACGGCGACCACTCCGTTATCCGCGAGCTTTACAAGGACTTCCACATCACCGAGGCAACCGTCAAATACTCCGGCCTCGCCAACTCCAAAAAACAGCCCGATGCTCCCGAGCTTGTCATCACCAATTACCCCCCCCCCCCTCCCCTCCACGAAATATTAAACTAA